CAACGCGCTGCTTGTTGATAGTGCGGTTCGAGGGGAGTTCCATCGGTTCGATCGCTTGACGCGTGGCCCGCTCGAGGTTGCGGAGCATGTGTCGATCGCGCGGATGGACGAACAGAATGGCTTCACCACTGCGGCCGGCTCGGCCCGTGCGACCAATGCGATGCACATAGGCTTCGCTGTCGAACGGCAGGTCGTAGTTAATGACGTGGCTGATGCGCTGCACATCGAGTCCGCGGGCAGCGACATCGGTCGCGACCACAATGTCGATCTTGCCCGAGCGTAGACTCTCGACGATTCGCTCTCGCTGTTTCTGGGCAACGTCGCCGTTGAGCGCAGCTGCACGATGGCCGTGCTGCGAGAGAAACTCGGCCAGCGGCTCGGTGGTGCTGCGCATCTTCACGAAAATAATCACGCCATCGATGGGCTCCGCCTCCAAAATGCGGGCGAGAGCGGCCTCTTTCAGATGAGGCGAGGCAACGATAAAGCGTTGACGAATCGTATCGGCAGTCGCGGTCTGTTGGCGAATGGTAACTTGAGCCGGGTTGCGCAAATGGCACTGCGCAATGCGGCGAATCGGCTCTGGCAATGTGGCCGAAAACAGCGCGATTTGACGCTCGGCCGGCAACTGCGTGAGCACCCATTCGACGTCTTCGGCAAAACCCATGCGCAGCATTTCGTCAGCTTCGTCGAGCACGAGCGTCTTCAGTCCATCGACCTTGAGCGAACCACGACGCATGTGATCCATAACGCGGCCAGGGGTGCCGACAATTACCTGCACGCCGCGATCGAGCGCACGGAGTTGGACCTGATAGTCCTGACCGCCGTAAATGGGAACGACGCGCAGCCCGCGCATTTCGCCAGCATACTTCTCAAAGGCTTCGGCAACCTGAATGGCCAATTCGCGGGTGGGAGTGAGTACCAGCACCTGCGGGCGGCGTTCCGCCAGATTGATTCGTTGTAACACCGGCAACGCGAAGGCAGCGGTTTTGCCAGTGCCCGTTTGTGCCTGGCCCAGAACATCGCGCCCTTCCAGAATGAGCGGAATCGTCTGCGCTTGAATGGGCGTTGGGGTGTGATAGCCCGAACGATCGAGAACGCGAACGAGGGCCTCGTTCAGCCCCAGCCCACGGAACATGTTTTCTGGAACCGAATCCTCGGCACCGGCCTCTTCAGGCAACAGCTCTTCAGCCGCTTCAAACTGCGAGGTTTCGGGGGACATCTCGGCGACTTCAACTTCGTCTTGGGCAAACTCAGACATGGAAACGAAACACCTTTGCCGAATTGAACGGCGATGCGAATGGCACCCCTGTCAGCACCAACTGGAGGGCGACAAGAACGACATCGTGAATAAAAGGACCGGGGGATGCACGTCAGTGCAAGCGTGAGTGAGGTAACCGCTTGCGGGCGAGATACCTTCAAAGTTCGTTTAAGCCGCCAGCCTGGCTTCCAACGGATGAAGGGCGGAGAATCCGCAGCCCAACGGGATGAGAAGTCTCGAGATCTGCCGAAAATGCATTTGTGACGGTAAGTTTACCCGAATGGTCCCTGGTAGTGAAGGGACTAAATGGTCAAAAAACGACTTGGTTTTCCGCATTCTACCAGCGTTGTTCCACGAGTCTGACGATCGCCCCAACTGTATTGCCAGTCATCTTGATACTTTGCCTCGCGCGCGCGGCCGCGGTCTTTGCACGCTTTTGATGCAATCCTGGCGATACTTCCAGCGGGCGACAGGTGGTGGCGATTCGTGCCTCGTAGTTTGGCGCAGTAGAATCGGCCTCATCGAGGTGATTCATGAATCTGGCACTTCTGCTCCTGCTCTGTACCCAGGTCGATCCGCCAACCAAGACCCAGGAAATTCCCCATGCAGGGCTGGCTCGCGCCTTTGTCGAGCGACTCGGTCGGGGCGAGTTCGACCAGGCGGTCGCGTCGTTCGACGACACAATGAAACGTGGGCTGCCCGCCAGCAAACTACGCGAAGTCTGGCAAGGCATTACTGGACAGTATGGCCCGCTGCAGAGCCTGGGCGAAAGCCGACGTGAAGTTGTTGACAAATATCAGGTTGTGTTCGTCACGCTGGAGTTTGCCCGTGGCAAACTGGAGGCGAAAGTCGTTTTTGATTCCCAGGATCGAATCGCCGGCCTGTTCTTTGTTCCCGCAGGAAAGTACAAGTCGCCTGCCTATGTTGATACAACAAAATTTTCGGAGGTGGAAGTGAAGGTTGGCAAGGGACTGTTTCCTTTGGCCGGTACCCTTTCGCTTCCCACTGGTGATGGTTTGTTTGCCGCGGTCGTACTTGTGCATGGCTCCGGTCCCCACGATCGAGACGAGACCATCGGGCCGAACAGACCGTTCCGGGATCTGGCTCAGGGACTAGCTTCGCAGGGTATCGCCGTGCTGCGCTACGAGAAGCGGACGAAACAACATCAACTGGTGATGGCGCTGACGACCAGTACCATTACGGTAAAAGAAGAAACAGTTAACGATGCGGCCGCAGCTGTCGAAACGCTCGCCGGCCAGGAAAAGATCGATCCCAATCGGATCTTTGTCCTCGGTCACAGTCTCGGCGGCATGCTCTTGCCGCGAATCGCGGCAGCCAATCCCAGGCCTGCCGGGTTCATCAGCCTTGCCGGTTCCACGCGTCCGCTCGAAGATCTGGTCTTGGAGCAAACGAAGTACATTCTGTTGTTGGACGGGCCACTGAATGCCGAAAAACAACAACAACTTAATGTCATCAAACAACAAGTAGACAAAGTAAAGTCCGCGGACCTGTCGATCGATACGCCAGCACGCGAATTACCCCTGGGAGTGGCCGCCAGGTACTGGCTGGACTTGCGCGACTATGACCCTGCCGCGGCAGCCCAGAGAATCGCAAGGCCGATGCTCATATTGCAAGGTGAGCGTGACTACCAAGTAACCATGGACGACTTTGCGCGATGGAAACAAGCGATAGGCTCACGAAATCAAGTAAAATTTGTTTCTTACCCAACGTTGAACCACTTATTCATGGTTGGCGCGGGGCCAAGCCGGCCCATCGAGTACCTTACCCCCGGAAACGTGGCAGAAAGTGTCATTCGCGACGTTGCGCAGTGGATCAAGTCGTCCCGCTAGCAAGTTGGCAACCTTTCGTTTAGGTAACAGTTTGTACTAATAAAGATGCCAAAAATAACAATAAGTTCAATTTGTCAACCCTTGCAACACCTTGTGCCCAGTTCTGGCGGCAGCTAGCCTAGATGGAGTCT
Above is a window of Anatilimnocola aggregata DNA encoding:
- a CDS encoding DEAD/DEAH box helicase produces the protein MSEFAQDEVEVAEMSPETSQFEAAEELLPEEAGAEDSVPENMFRGLGLNEALVRVLDRSGYHTPTPIQAQTIPLILEGRDVLGQAQTGTGKTAAFALPVLQRINLAERRPQVLVLTPTRELAIQVAEAFEKYAGEMRGLRVVPIYGGQDYQVQLRALDRGVQVIVGTPGRVMDHMRRGSLKVDGLKTLVLDEADEMLRMGFAEDVEWVLTQLPAERQIALFSATLPEPIRRIAQCHLRNPAQVTIRQQTATADTIRQRFIVASPHLKEAALARILEAEPIDGVIIFVKMRSTTEPLAEFLSQHGHRAAALNGDVAQKQRERIVESLRSGKIDIVVATDVAARGLDVQRISHVINYDLPFDSEAYVHRIGRTGRAGRSGEAILFVHPRDRHMLRNLERATRQAIEPMELPSNRTINKQRVARFHDKITAALTHPDIEALASIVDQYRREKEIPLEQIAAALALLANGEKPLLMKDAFKPSESFDTHGSSRDSHGGPRHSHDRNSRDRHGDRGPDSRPSRHAGPRGFDEEMETFRVEVGHVNQVKPGNLVGAIANETGINGSSIGRISIFEDYSTVDLPVGMPSDMFQELKKVRVAGQELNISRLAEERRPAAPSAPRAEEKPMKPKKPKRKVAAKPA
- a CDS encoding alpha/beta hydrolase, giving the protein MNLALLLLLCTQVDPPTKTQEIPHAGLARAFVERLGRGEFDQAVASFDDTMKRGLPASKLREVWQGITGQYGPLQSLGESRREVVDKYQVVFVTLEFARGKLEAKVVFDSQDRIAGLFFVPAGKYKSPAYVDTTKFSEVEVKVGKGLFPLAGTLSLPTGDGLFAAVVLVHGSGPHDRDETIGPNRPFRDLAQGLASQGIAVLRYEKRTKQHQLVMALTTSTITVKEETVNDAAAAVETLAGQEKIDPNRIFVLGHSLGGMLLPRIAAANPRPAGFISLAGSTRPLEDLVLEQTKYILLLDGPLNAEKQQQLNVIKQQVDKVKSADLSIDTPARELPLGVAARYWLDLRDYDPAAAAQRIARPMLILQGERDYQVTMDDFARWKQAIGSRNQVKFVSYPTLNHLFMVGAGPSRPIEYLTPGNVAESVIRDVAQWIKSSR